From the genome of Deinococcus aerius, one region includes:
- a CDS encoding TnsA-like heteromeric transposase endonuclease subunit, with protein MTAPRQPSPPPPPSTGKQDFSVLYRPAGAKTLSRSEPHLLRSLLPFDLQPARDIPNYHGQSHRIGWYASTKAGAHLRFESGLERLRMQFLDFDPSVSTFAAQPFTLEWSEDGQVYRYTPDLLIIRPGRPRLVEDVKPAVFHDSPRLKRAFDAAREALTPIGVDFQLWAPPPPAVVRNVQYLAGYRRMPHGLHTYLEPVLAALRERPHTLAELAARTGPPALTRPTIYYLIWQHRIHLDLTQPLSHTTRLAAAPLPGEAA; from the coding sequence ATGACCGCCCCCCGGCAACCCTCGCCTCCCCCGCCACCCTCGACCGGGAAACAAGACTTCTCCGTGCTCTACCGCCCGGCGGGCGCGAAGACCCTGAGCCGCAGTGAACCCCACCTCCTGCGCAGCCTGCTGCCGTTCGACCTCCAACCGGCGCGGGACATTCCCAACTACCACGGGCAATCCCACCGGATCGGCTGGTACGCCTCCACCAAGGCCGGTGCCCACCTGCGCTTCGAATCCGGTCTCGAACGGCTGCGCATGCAGTTCCTCGACTTCGACCCCTCGGTTTCCACCTTCGCCGCCCAACCCTTCACGTTGGAGTGGTCGGAAGACGGCCAGGTCTACCGCTACACCCCGGACCTGCTGATCATCCGCCCCGGACGGCCGCGACTGGTCGAGGACGTCAAGCCCGCCGTCTTCCACGACTCGCCTCGCCTGAAACGCGCCTTCGATGCGGCGCGCGAGGCCCTCACGCCCATCGGCGTCGACTTCCAGCTGTGGGCTCCGCCCCCGCCCGCCGTCGTCCGCAACGTGCAGTACCTCGCGGGCTACCGGCGGATGCCGCACGGGCTGCACACCTACCTCGAGCCGGTCCTCGCGGCCCTGCGCGAACGCCCCCACACCCTCGCGGAACTCGCCGCGCGCACCGGACCACCGGCCCTGACCCGCCCCACGATCTACTACCTGATCTGGCAGCACCGCATTCACCTCGACCTCACCCAGCCGCTCTCGCACACCACCCGACTCGCCGCGGCCCCCCTGCCCGGCGAGGCCGCATGA
- a CDS encoding type II secretion system F family protein, whose translation MPVYEYRVRDRSGKVLKSQMEADTIGQVRDALRAKNLLIVEIKPPKTGMNADVKIPGLTDRPPNLKQVAVFSKQLATLINAGVPLVQALAILQKQIENKAFQTIIRSIRTDVESGTPLSEALVKHPKVFNRLYINLVRAGETSGTLDAILERIAAFQEKELALRGKIKSALTYPVVVLVFAIGITYFLLTTIVPQFAGILAQLNAPLPLITRVLMAVSDFLRHSGLLIIGFVALIVVAYRWYYKTPQGRHVIDDVKLRIPVFGGLLQKSAISSFARTFGLLISSGVNIIESLEITKGTANNAIVEDTIENAKNVVMVGDQMSASLATSRVFPPMVVSMVSIGEETGALDDMLAKVGDFYDREVDEAVGSLTAAIEPLMIVFLGSIVGTIVAGMFLPMFSIIGQLSK comes from the coding sequence ATGCCGGTCTACGAATATCGCGTCCGGGACCGCTCTGGAAAGGTCCTGAAGTCCCAGATGGAGGCCGACACCATCGGTCAGGTCCGCGACGCCCTGCGCGCCAAGAACCTGCTGATCGTCGAGATCAAGCCTCCCAAGACGGGCATGAACGCCGACGTGAAGATTCCCGGCCTGACCGACCGGCCCCCCAACCTGAAGCAGGTCGCGGTGTTCAGCAAGCAGCTCGCCACCCTGATCAACGCGGGCGTGCCGCTCGTGCAGGCGCTGGCGATCCTGCAAAAGCAGATCGAGAACAAGGCCTTCCAGACCATCATCCGGTCCATCCGCACCGACGTGGAGAGCGGCACGCCGCTGAGCGAGGCCCTCGTCAAGCACCCCAAGGTCTTCAACCGGCTGTATATCAACCTCGTGCGCGCGGGCGAGACGAGCGGGACGCTGGACGCCATTCTGGAGCGCATCGCCGCCTTCCAGGAAAAGGAACTCGCCCTGCGCGGCAAGATCAAGAGCGCGCTGACGTACCCGGTCGTGGTCCTCGTGTTCGCCATCGGCATCACGTATTTCCTGCTGACGACCATCGTGCCGCAGTTCGCGGGCATCCTGGCGCAGCTCAACGCGCCGCTCCCGCTCATCACCCGCGTGCTGATGGCCGTCTCGGACTTCCTGAGGCATTCCGGCCTGCTCATCATCGGCTTCGTCGCCCTGATCGTGGTGGCCTACCGCTGGTACTACAAGACGCCGCAGGGCCGCCACGTGATCGACGACGTGAAGCTGCGGATCCCGGTGTTCGGGGGGCTGCTCCAGAAGAGCGCGATCAGCTCCTTCGCCCGCACCTTCGGCCTCCTGATCAGCAGCGGTGTGAACATCATCGAGAGCCTGGAGATCACCAAGGGCACCGCCAACAACGCGATTGTGGAGGACACCATCGAGAACGCCAAGAACGTGGTTATGGTGGGCGACCAGATGAGCGCCAGCCTCGCCACCAGCCGGGTGTTCCCGCCGATGGTGGTCAGCATGGTCTCTATCGGCGAGGAGACGGGCGCGCTCGACGACATGCTCGCCAAGGTGGGCGACTTCTACGACCGCGAGGTGGACGAGGCGGTGGGCAGCCTGACCGCCGCCATCGAGCCGCTGATGATCGTGTTCCTGGGCAGCATCGTGGGCACGATTGTCGCGGGGATGTTCCTGCCGATGTTCAGCATCATCGGGCAGCTCAGCAAGTAG
- a CDS encoding L-threonylcarbamoyladenylate synthase, whose product MKEQPHSAGGVGDAVARAADLLASGGVVGYPTETVWGLAASPEAVDRLYALKGRDDGKPVQVSCVDAETARALTRGGAAFEALAPLWPGPLTLVLPATPACPPALAPGGWVGLRVPDHPVALALLRACGGTLATTSLNPSGQPAARTFAEARAYGLAPLLLPDGGVPARGLASTVVRVDPGGSGLEVLREGALPVEVLRERLRAAGVPGGGA is encoded by the coding sequence ATGAAGGAACAGCCACACAGCGCGGGAGGGGTGGGGGACGCGGTCGCGCGGGCGGCTGACCTGCTCGCGTCGGGCGGCGTGGTGGGCTACCCCACCGAGACGGTTTGGGGCCTGGCCGCCTCCCCGGAGGCCGTGGACCGGCTGTACGCCCTCAAGGGCCGCGACGACGGAAAGCCGGTGCAGGTGTCGTGCGTGGACGCGGAGACGGCCCGGGCCCTCACCCGGGGGGGAGCCGCCTTCGAGGCCCTGGCCCCGCTCTGGCCCGGCCCGCTGACGCTGGTGCTGCCCGCGACCCCGGCCTGCCCGCCCGCCCTGGCGCCGGGGGGCTGGGTCGGCCTGCGGGTGCCGGATCATCCGGTCGCGCTCGCGCTGCTGCGGGCCTGCGGCGGCACGCTGGCGACCACCAGCCTCAACCCCAGCGGGCAGCCCGCCGCCCGGACCTTCGCCGAGGCGCGGGCGTATGGCCTGGCCCCGCTGCTCCTCCCCGACGGGGGTGTTCCGGCGCGGGGGCTGGCGAGCACGGTCGTGCGGGTGGACCCCGGTGGGAGCGGGCTGGAGGTGCTGCGCGAGGGGGCACTCCCCGTGGAGGTGCTGCGGGAGCGGCTGCGGGCTGCGGGGGTTCCCGGAGGAGGCGCGTGA
- the scpB gene encoding SMC-Scp complex subunit ScpB translates to MTPSPQALIGAALLAAGRPVTRREIAEVLGLPEEAAARALTALADALRVADLGFEVEAVAGGYRLVVPPTLSTHLAPLLAPPPLPPLSAAALEVLAVIAYRQPVTRAEIEAMRGGSAGTVVTLQERELVKVVGRSDAVGQPLLYGTTERFLLEFGLTGLDELPPLEGTDFSHLLRG, encoded by the coding sequence GTGACGCCCTCCCCCCAGGCGCTGATCGGGGCGGCGCTGCTGGCCGCCGGTCGGCCCGTCACCCGGCGCGAGATCGCCGAGGTGCTGGGCCTGCCCGAGGAGGCCGCCGCTCGTGCCCTGACGGCCCTGGCCGACGCGCTGCGCGTGGCGGACCTGGGCTTCGAGGTGGAGGCCGTGGCGGGGGGCTACCGGCTCGTCGTGCCGCCCACCCTCTCCACCCACCTCGCGCCCCTGCTCGCGCCGCCCCCGCTCCCCCCGCTGAGTGCCGCCGCGCTGGAGGTTCTCGCCGTGATCGCCTACCGCCAGCCCGTCACCCGCGCCGAGATCGAGGCGATGCGGGGCGGCAGCGCGGGCACGGTGGTCACCCTCCAGGAGCGCGAACTCGTGAAGGTCGTGGGCCGCTCGGACGCGGTGGGGCAGCCGCTGCTGTACGGCACGACCGAGCGCTTCCTGCTGGAGTTCGGCCTGACGGGCCTGGACGAGTTGCCGCCACTGGAGGGCACCGACTTCTCCCACCTGCTGCGCGGCTGA
- a CDS encoding DUF4388 domain-containing protein — MTQSTTSLDPFDPLELLRLLAERGSTGIFVVTHPAGLFQVWLEEGRVQHLHFGAERGAAALARLLGDPAGQFHFEAGLRCPDPTLDALLDELVLEALDALPGGTLKFEGPAQFTSPERIARLNWTPAEREVLRQIRGGRPLADLAEDPEARRLILKLCRMRLLAPRAARVARLTVGVSRQGAGAALVDLQIHGRWQSGAARPLTQVAVRREDGSVVTLPVRGEPGLGPRLLLPPELLVHTGLRGGESVLVRPG, encoded by the coding sequence ATGACCCAGAGTACGACCAGCCTCGACCCCTTCGACCCCCTGGAACTGCTGCGCCTGCTCGCCGAGCGCGGCAGCACCGGCATCTTCGTGGTGACCCACCCGGCAGGGCTGTTCCAGGTGTGGCTGGAGGAGGGCCGGGTTCAGCACCTGCACTTCGGGGCAGAGCGGGGAGCGGCGGCCCTGGCCCGGCTGCTGGGTGACCCCGCCGGTCAGTTTCACTTCGAGGCGGGCCTGCGCTGCCCCGACCCCACGCTCGACGCCCTCCTTGACGAACTCGTGCTGGAGGCGCTGGACGCCCTGCCGGGGGGCACGCTCAAGTTCGAGGGCCCCGCGCAGTTCACCTCTCCCGAGCGGATCGCCCGCCTGAACTGGACGCCCGCCGAGCGGGAGGTGCTGCGGCAGATCCGGGGTGGACGGCCCCTGGCGGACCTCGCGGAGGACCCGGAGGCGCGGCGCCTGATCCTGAAGCTCTGCCGGATGCGGCTGCTCGCGCCGCGCGCCGCGCGGGTCGCCCGGCTGACCGTGGGGGTCTCGCGGCAGGGGGCGGGCGCGGCCCTGGTGGACCTGCAGATTCACGGGCGCTGGCAGTCGGGCGCGGCGCGGCCCCTCACCCAGGTCGCCGTGCGCCGCGAGGACGGCAGCGTGGTGACGCTCCCCGTGCGGGGCGAACCCGGCCTCGGCCCGCGGCTGCTGCTGCCGCCCGAGCTGCTGGTGCACACCGGGCTGCGCGGCGGGGAGAGCGTCCTCGTGCGGCCAGGGTGA
- the gatA gene encoding Asp-tRNA(Asn)/Glu-tRNA(Gln) amidotransferase subunit GatA — protein sequence MPDLPPTATDLARAVLARETTPQALLNAARARAEAARDLNVLISLNDRADEQAARVQDRLDSGETLPLAGVPIIVKDNINVTGTRTTCGSRILANYVSPYDATVVERLTGAGAVIVGKANMDEFAMGSSTETSAYGPTLNPWDPGRVPGGTSGGSAAAVAANLTPVALGSDTGGSIRQPAAFTGVYGLKPTYGRVSRYGLVAHASSLDQIGPFARSASDLALLTNVIAGHDPRDATSLEVPPAFRAGTPDDLRGLKVGVIRESLSGNTPGVEAVLNATLDALRGAGAIVTEASVPSVEHAIAAYYLISMPEASSNLARYDGMVYGERVPAPDVAHSMTRTREEGFGPEVKRRILLGTYALSSGYYDAYYAKAMRVRRLIAQDFARAFEGVDLLVTPTSPFPAFRRGEKTSDPLAMYAADVDTVAINLAGLPALSVPAGFETVEGVRLPVGIQFIAPALQDERLVTLAGGLEGIGAVRVEPAPGYGG from the coding sequence ATGCCGGACCTCCCGCCTACCGCCACCGACCTCGCCCGCGCCGTCCTGGCCCGGGAAACGACGCCGCAGGCGCTGCTGAACGCCGCCCGTGCCCGTGCGGAGGCGGCCCGCGACCTCAACGTCCTGATCAGCCTGAATGACCGGGCGGACGAGCAGGCGGCGCGGGTGCAGGACCGGCTGGACTCGGGGGAGACGCTGCCGCTGGCGGGCGTGCCCATCATCGTGAAGGACAACATCAACGTGACGGGCACCCGCACGACCTGCGGCAGCCGCATCCTGGCAAACTACGTCTCGCCCTACGACGCGACGGTGGTGGAGCGCCTGACGGGTGCCGGGGCCGTCATCGTCGGCAAGGCGAACATGGACGAGTTCGCCATGGGGTCGAGCACCGAGACCAGCGCCTACGGTCCCACCCTGAATCCCTGGGACCCGGGGCGGGTGCCGGGCGGGACCAGCGGCGGGAGCGCCGCCGCCGTCGCGGCGAACCTGACCCCGGTGGCCCTGGGCAGCGACACGGGCGGCAGCATCCGCCAGCCCGCCGCCTTCACGGGCGTGTACGGGTTGAAGCCCACCTATGGGCGCGTCAGCCGCTACGGCCTCGTCGCCCATGCCAGCAGCCTCGACCAGATCGGCCCCTTCGCCCGCTCGGCGTCCGACCTCGCCCTGCTGACGAACGTGATCGCCGGGCACGACCCGCGCGATGCGACGAGCCTGGAGGTCCCCCCGGCCTTCCGGGCGGGCACCCCCGACGACCTGCGGGGTTTGAAAGTCGGCGTGATCCGCGAGAGTCTGAGCGGCAACACGCCGGGGGTAGAGGCGGTGCTGAACGCCACCCTGGACGCCCTGCGCGGCGCCGGAGCAATCGTCACCGAGGCCAGCGTTCCCTCCGTCGAGCATGCCATCGCCGCCTACTACCTGATCTCCATGCCCGAGGCGAGTTCCAACCTCGCCCGCTACGACGGGATGGTGTACGGCGAGCGCGTGCCCGCCCCCGACGTGGCGCACAGCATGACCCGGACGCGCGAGGAGGGCTTCGGCCCCGAGGTCAAGCGCCGCATCCTGCTGGGCACCTACGCCCTGTCGAGCGGCTACTACGACGCCTACTACGCCAAGGCGATGCGGGTCCGGCGCCTGATCGCGCAGGATTTTGCCCGGGCGTTTGAGGGGGTGGACCTCCTCGTCACGCCGACCAGTCCCTTCCCCGCCTTCCGCCGCGGCGAGAAGACGAGCGACCCCCTCGCCATGTACGCCGCCGACGTGGACACGGTGGCGATCAATCTCGCGGGCCTCCCGGCGCTCAGCGTGCCCGCCGGATTCGAGACGGTGGAGGGCGTGAGGCTCCCCGTCGGCATTCAGTTCATCGCGCCCGCCCTCCAGGACGAGCGGCTGGTGACGCTGGCAGGCGGGTTGGAGGGCATCGGGGCGGTGCGGGTTGAGCCAGCGCCGGGATACGGGGGCTGA
- a CDS encoding alpha/beta fold hydrolase: MDELRRLNVGDTRLHAVLRGPEDLPPLIVLHGGPGLDHTEFADYLDPLTDTVRLVLLDARAQGRSERDVPPETWTLGQMAADVSAAARALGAPRYAVFGHSFGAFVALQHAVEHPGEAAATVVCCGLGSARWLEGLPERLAAFEPSELRGQVQDSWASEADVQTEADFARLMHEQMPWHFADPRDPRIPEYEARVEAAAPRYAPDVLRQFSVAGYGGIEVEDRLDRVTGPLLVLAGRHDRTCPPEAGELIAARVPQGEGHIFERSGHMPFVEEPEAFLGVVRDFLRRNLS, encoded by the coding sequence ATGGATGAACTCCGGCGGCTCAATGTGGGTGACACCCGGCTGCACGCCGTCCTGCGCGGTCCCGAGGATCTGCCCCCCCTGATCGTCCTGCACGGGGGGCCGGGGCTGGACCACACCGAGTTCGCGGACTACCTCGACCCGCTGACCGACACCGTGCGGCTGGTGCTGCTCGACGCCCGCGCGCAGGGCCGCAGCGAGCGCGACGTTCCTCCCGAGACGTGGACGCTGGGGCAGATGGCCGCCGATGTGAGCGCCGCTGCCCGCGCCCTGGGCGCCCCGCGCTACGCCGTGTTCGGGCACTCGTTCGGGGCCTTTGTGGCGCTGCAACACGCGGTCGAGCATCCCGGCGAGGCCGCCGCCACGGTCGTCTGCTGCGGCCTGGGCTCGGCCCGCTGGCTGGAGGGGTTGCCGGAACGCCTCGCGGCCTTCGAGCCCTCCGAGTTGCGGGGGCAGGTGCAGGACTCTTGGGCGAGTGAGGCGGACGTGCAGACCGAGGCCGACTTCGCCCGCCTGATGCACGAGCAGATGCCCTGGCACTTCGCCGACCCGCGTGACCCCCGCATCCCCGAGTACGAGGCGAGGGTGGAGGCCGCCGCCCCCCGCTACGCGCCCGACGTGCTGCGGCAGTTCAGCGTGGCGGGATACGGCGGCATTGAGGTCGAGGACCGCCTGGACCGGGTGACCGGGCCGCTCCTCGTCCTCGCCGGGCGGCACGACCGCACCTGCCCGCCGGAGGCGGGCGAACTGATCGCGGCCCGCGTGCCCCAGGGGGAAGGCCACATCTTCGAGCGCAGCGGGCACATGCCGTTCGTGGAGGAGCCGGAGGCTTTTCTAGGGGTGGTCCGGGACTTCCTGAGGCGCAACCTCTCCTGA
- the truB gene encoding tRNA pseudouridine(55) synthase TruB, producing MPVIAVDKPLGLTSHDVVNRARRARGTKRVGHTGTLDPLATGVLVLCVDDSTKLVQFMEADAKDYLAWISLGAGTPTLDAEGPLAEVVPVSLSGEEQVRAVLAGFLGPQAQVPPQYSAVQVGGKRAYAVARAGGELDLPARNVVIHSLELLGVYGSVREAPRTFSPSSEGWRPDPNGRTFTLPRPLGDFPTLLVRASVGSGTYLRSLARDVGGALGVPAHLAGLVRTRVGRYDLAESVSLEDLAQAQGVPDLAALDFPHIEADERLARELRQGKRPKSGAVGRHVVTLDGGLVAVVDGDGEALQVVRAWA from the coding sequence ATGCCGGTGATCGCCGTGGACAAACCGCTGGGCCTGACCTCTCACGACGTGGTGAACCGGGCGCGGCGGGCACGCGGCACGAAACGGGTGGGCCACACGGGCACCCTCGATCCCCTCGCGACCGGCGTGCTCGTGCTGTGCGTGGACGACTCCACCAAGCTCGTGCAGTTCATGGAGGCCGACGCCAAGGATTACCTGGCCTGGATCAGCCTGGGGGCCGGGACGCCGACGCTGGACGCCGAGGGGCCGCTGGCAGAGGTCGTGCCCGTCTCCCTTTCCGGTGAGGAACAGGTGCGGGCGGTGCTGGCCGGATTTCTGGGGCCGCAGGCACAGGTCCCGCCGCAGTACAGCGCCGTGCAGGTCGGTGGGAAGCGGGCCTACGCCGTCGCGCGGGCCGGGGGCGAACTCGACCTGCCCGCCCGGAACGTCGTGATTCACTCGCTGGAGTTGCTGGGCGTGTACGGCAGTGTTCGGGAGGCTCCCCGGACCTTCTCGCCCAGTTCGGAGGGGTGGAGACCGGACCCGAATGGACGGACCTTCACCCTCCCCAGGCCGCTGGGCGACTTTCCCACCCTGCTCGTGCGGGCGAGCGTGGGCAGCGGCACCTACCTGCGCTCGCTCGCGCGGGACGTGGGGGGGGCGCTTGGCGTCCCTGCTCACCTCGCGGGCCTGGTCCGCACCCGGGTGGGCCGTTACGACCTGGCAGAGAGTGTGAGTCTGGAGGACCTGGCGCAGGCCCAAGGCGTCCCCGACCTCGCCGCGCTCGACTTTCCCCACATCGAGGCGGACGAGCGGCTGGCGCGCGAGTTGCGGCAGGGCAAGCGGCCAAAGTCGGGCGCCGTGGGGCGGCACGTCGTCACGCTGGACGGGGGGCTCGTCGCCGTGGTGGACGGGGACGGGGAGGCGCTGCAGGTGGTGCGGGCCTGGGCATAG
- a CDS encoding MFS transporter → MTPLPLLRTRPLFARLWLGALVSGLGDNLSWLALTWFVLERTDQGAAVGALLLCFALPAVVTGPLWGRTLDRGQPGPLMLLDNLARAVLISLIPLLDALGMLEWWMVLVIAALMGALAPATSVGVRLFIPALLPDEELEQGNAAYGLTGQLPTVFGPALAGLLVAVWGAPRALLVDALTFLFMAGVLLGLPRMSRRHPLASRERPNTRQRWSPVVWAILGLTTLFSFVYGPLEAALPVFARERLGTGAQGYGALWSALGVGMVCGTFLVGTLSRAFPVSLVLVGIMALWGVAVTVLPLAPTVGFAFLIMFAGGVIWGPYTALETTLLQRSVPAERHGRLFGLRAMLLGPAAPLGTALGGLLLLGLSAGWVIALSGLGCLLGALLALPWLRRGGVGAGAESLS, encoded by the coding sequence ATGACCCCGCTCCCGCTCCTGCGAACGCGCCCCCTGTTCGCGCGGCTGTGGCTGGGGGCGCTCGTGTCGGGCCTGGGAGACAACCTGAGCTGGCTGGCCCTGACGTGGTTCGTGCTGGAGCGCACCGACCAGGGGGCGGCGGTCGGGGCGCTGCTGCTGTGCTTCGCCCTGCCCGCGGTGGTCACGGGGCCGCTGTGGGGGCGGACCCTCGACCGCGGGCAGCCGGGGCCGCTCATGCTGCTCGACAATCTGGCCCGGGCGGTCCTGATCAGCCTGATCCCGCTGCTCGACGCGCTGGGCATGCTGGAGTGGTGGATGGTTCTCGTGATCGCCGCCCTGATGGGCGCCCTCGCCCCGGCCACGAGTGTGGGCGTGCGCCTGTTCATCCCCGCGCTGCTCCCCGACGAGGAATTGGAGCAGGGCAACGCGGCCTACGGGCTCACCGGGCAGCTCCCGACGGTCTTCGGCCCGGCGCTCGCGGGTCTGCTCGTGGCGGTCTGGGGCGCGCCGAGGGCGCTGCTGGTGGACGCCCTGACGTTCCTCTTCATGGCCGGGGTGCTGCTGGGACTGCCCCGAATGTCGCGGCGGCACCCCTTGGCGAGTCGAGAGCGGCCCAACACCCGGCAGAGGTGGTCCCCGGTGGTGTGGGCGATCCTGGGCCTGACCACCCTTTTTTCCTTCGTCTATGGCCCGCTGGAGGCGGCGCTGCCCGTGTTCGCCCGCGAGCGCCTGGGGACGGGCGCCCAGGGGTACGGGGCGCTGTGGTCGGCCCTGGGTGTGGGGATGGTGTGCGGGACCTTCCTGGTGGGGACGCTGAGCCGGGCGTTCCCCGTGAGCCTCGTCCTCGTGGGCATCATGGCGCTGTGGGGAGTGGCGGTGACCGTCCTGCCGCTGGCGCCGACTGTGGGCTTCGCGTTCCTGATCATGTTCGCGGGAGGGGTGATCTGGGGACCCTACACGGCGCTCGAAACCACCCTGCTCCAGCGCAGCGTGCCCGCCGAGCGGCACGGGCGCCTCTTCGGGCTGCGGGCCATGCTGCTCGGTCCCGCCGCGCCGCTGGGGACGGCGCTGGGCGGGTTGCTCCTGCTCGGCCTGAGCGCGGGGTGGGTGATCGCGCTCTCGGGCCTGGGGTGCCTGCTCGGCGCCCTCCTGGCCCTGCCCTGGCTGCGGCGGGGAGGCGTGGGGGCGGGCGCGGAGTCGCTGAGCTGA
- a CDS encoding pseudouridine synthase yields the protein MTGQGGGERLQKRLARAGVASRRAAEELITAGRVTVNGEVATLGRTVLPTDEIRVDGSLVETEALEKVTFLLHKPAGYVTTARDEYGRRNVLSAMPPVPGLHPVGRLDKDSEGLLLLTTDGQLTLTLTHPRYGHEKAYRAWTDGEPTETELRSLEDGIELDDGPARALSARPARGGAFVTLQEGRNRQVRRMLDALGYPVTRLLRYRVGGLWLGDLDPGEYRELTGRDLHDLLNPAQVPRHAWERAERETLGRWG from the coding sequence GTGACGGGGCAGGGTGGGGGAGAGCGCCTCCAAAAGAGGCTCGCCCGCGCCGGGGTCGCCTCCCGCCGCGCCGCCGAGGAGCTGATCACCGCGGGCCGTGTGACGGTCAACGGCGAGGTCGCCACCCTGGGCCGCACCGTCCTCCCCACCGACGAGATTCGGGTGGACGGCTCGCTGGTCGAGACGGAGGCGCTGGAGAAGGTCACCTTCCTGCTCCACAAACCGGCCGGGTACGTCACCACCGCCCGCGACGAGTACGGCCGCCGCAACGTGCTCTCGGCCATGCCGCCCGTGCCCGGCCTGCACCCGGTGGGGCGGCTCGACAAGGACTCGGAGGGGCTGCTCCTCCTCACCACCGACGGGCAGCTCACGCTGACGCTCACCCATCCGCGCTACGGCCACGAGAAGGCCTACCGCGCCTGGACGGACGGGGAGCCGACCGAGACGGAGTTGCGCTCTCTGGAGGACGGCATCGAACTCGACGACGGCCCCGCCCGCGCCCTGAGTGCCCGCCCCGCGCGCGGCGGCGCCTTCGTCACCCTTCAGGAGGGCCGCAACCGCCAGGTGCGCCGGATGCTGGACGCCCTGGGCTACCCGGTCACCCGCCTGCTGCGCTACCGGGTGGGCGGCCTGTGGCTGGGCGACCTCGACCCCGGCGAGTACCGCGAGCTGACGGGCCGCGACCTCCACGACCTCCTGAACCCGGCGCAGGTGCCCCGCCACGCCTGGGAACGGGCCGAGCGGGAGACGCTGGGGCGGTGGGGGTAA
- a CDS encoding DUF423 domain-containing protein — protein MRNLHPTVAGAVLAALGVALGAFGAHALRARLDPALLANFETGVRYQMYAALALLALGTQPAQRRAPALLLAGAVIFSGTLYLLVLSGQRWLGAVTPIGGLLLIAGFVVAALDARRP, from the coding sequence ATGCGGAACCTTCACCCCACCGTGGCCGGAGCGGTCCTCGCGGCGCTCGGCGTGGCCCTGGGTGCCTTCGGGGCCCACGCCCTGCGCGCCCGCCTCGACCCCGCCCTGCTCGCCAACTTCGAGACGGGCGTGCGGTATCAGATGTACGCGGCCCTCGCCCTGCTCGCCCTGGGCACGCAGCCCGCCCAGCGCCGCGCCCCGGCCCTCCTGCTCGCCGGGGCGGTCATCTTCAGCGGCACCCTCTACCTGCTGGTGCTGAGCGGGCAGCGATGGCTCGGGGCCGTCACGCCCATCGGCGGGTTGCTGCTGATCGCCGGGTTCGTGGTGGCGGCGCTCGACGCGAGGAGGCCGTAG
- the mraZ gene encoding division/cell wall cluster transcriptional repressor MraZ, producing MPFGEYPYTIDDKGRVVIPPAFREFVEDGMILTRGMEGCLYVFPLASWRRVEEQLEGLPLTDAQSRAFVRFFYSGANKARLDNQSRVSIPQTLRSFAALDSDVIVAGAPGRLELWNPGRWEAAIQAVQDDPPKPDLLANFVA from the coding sequence TTGCCGTTCGGAGAATACCCCTACACTATCGACGACAAGGGCCGCGTGGTCATTCCGCCCGCCTTTCGGGAGTTCGTCGAGGACGGGATGATTCTCACGCGCGGCATGGAGGGCTGCCTGTACGTCTTCCCGCTCGCCTCGTGGCGGCGCGTGGAGGAACAACTGGAGGGCCTGCCGCTCACCGACGCCCAGTCGCGGGCGTTCGTGCGCTTCTTCTATTCCGGGGCCAACAAGGCGCGGCTGGACAACCAGAGCCGCGTGTCCATCCCTCAGACGCTGCGCTCGTTCGCGGCCCTGGACAGCGACGTGATCGTGGCGGGCGCCCCCGGACGGCTGGAACTGTGGAACCCAGGGCGCTGGGAGGCCGCCATCCAGGCCGTGCAGGACGACCCGCCCAAACCCGACCTTCTCGCCAACTTCGTGGCGTGA